A window of the Streptomyces sp. HUAS 15-9 genome harbors these coding sequences:
- the asnB gene encoding asparagine synthase (glutamine-hydrolyzing) yields the protein MVVLNRAAARGGDPCTTIEHRGPDSCGHQDLGGAGWHASLHFRRLAIIDVDSRSDQPFGDAERGYLVYNGEIYNAPELRETLRSRGVRFTTEGDTEVLHELLLQPDAAQLLGQVDGMFAFVQVLPDGQVRYGRDRLGIKPLYVATNTAGRVTALASEIAPLRALGLAEHVDPVAVAQGAMFLWTPPPRTGWHRVHAAQAGTAHDVLPPEYARPRLLWQAEAPAPVQDIGEAVRESVRRQVRADVPVGLLLSGGVDSTWLGVELGRAGFSGPVFSARDASPRQDPAEPFEGDAPYAERAARHLGMPLRWVDLDVDVLRQVPEMVRVMELPFADPAAIALMRLSRAARAEATVLLSGLGVEELFLGYERYQAVRMLQRIPAPGRRLLGRAARGPVPGRLRERTDKLGRMCRQSPSDWAWGGQSYFTAREWAQLSLKVELDEVTAAHRAITDPLLAAGASPLHAVAECDRRLFLPGLNLLYGDRASMRASVELRVPFLGEPVVAAALATRAEDQLRTGDGKARFRAAASAAGVPDFVTRRSKTGFGAPVRSLLRRHGQYLWSWVRQSGVFDELFDRRTADRFVTEHVSGERERGLAVFGLFCTAVWWEQNVEGAGDGRVAEALRNYRATAP from the coding sequence GTGGTGGTCCTGAACCGCGCCGCGGCCAGGGGCGGTGATCCGTGTACGACGATCGAGCACCGGGGCCCCGACTCGTGCGGGCACCAGGACCTCGGGGGTGCCGGCTGGCATGCGTCCCTGCACTTCCGCCGGCTCGCGATCATCGACGTCGACTCCCGCAGCGACCAGCCCTTCGGCGATGCCGAGCGCGGGTACCTCGTCTACAACGGGGAGATCTACAACGCCCCCGAACTGCGGGAGACGCTGCGCTCCCGGGGTGTCCGGTTCACCACCGAGGGCGACACCGAGGTCCTGCACGAGCTGCTGCTCCAGCCGGACGCGGCACAACTGCTCGGGCAGGTGGACGGGATGTTCGCCTTCGTCCAGGTCCTGCCCGACGGGCAGGTGCGGTACGGCCGCGACCGGCTGGGCATCAAGCCCCTCTACGTCGCCACGAACACGGCGGGCCGCGTCACCGCCCTGGCCAGTGAGATCGCTCCGCTGCGCGCGCTGGGTCTCGCCGAGCACGTCGATCCCGTGGCCGTCGCGCAGGGGGCGATGTTCCTGTGGACGCCTCCCCCGCGCACGGGCTGGCACCGGGTTCACGCGGCGCAGGCCGGCACCGCGCACGACGTCCTGCCGCCCGAGTACGCCCGCCCCCGGCTCCTCTGGCAGGCCGAGGCCCCCGCGCCGGTCCAGGACATCGGGGAGGCGGTGCGTGAGTCGGTACGGCGCCAGGTCCGGGCGGACGTACCGGTCGGGCTGCTGCTGAGCGGGGGCGTCGACAGCACCTGGCTGGGCGTGGAACTGGGCCGGGCGGGGTTCTCCGGCCCCGTCTTCTCGGCACGTGACGCCTCGCCACGGCAGGACCCGGCGGAACCCTTCGAGGGGGACGCACCCTATGCCGAGCGGGCGGCCCGCCACCTCGGCATGCCCCTGCGCTGGGTGGACCTCGATGTGGATGTGCTGCGGCAAGTGCCCGAGATGGTACGGGTGATGGAGCTGCCCTTCGCCGACCCGGCGGCCATCGCGCTCATGCGCCTGTCACGGGCCGCGCGCGCCGAGGCGACCGTACTGCTGTCCGGGCTCGGTGTGGAGGAGCTGTTCCTGGGCTACGAGCGTTACCAGGCCGTACGGATGCTGCAGCGGATTCCCGCGCCCGGCCGAAGACTTCTCGGGCGTGCGGCGCGGGGCCCGGTCCCCGGGAGGCTGCGCGAACGGACGGACAAGCTGGGCCGGATGTGCCGGCAAAGTCCCAGCGACTGGGCATGGGGCGGCCAGTCCTACTTCACGGCCCGGGAATGGGCGCAGCTGTCTTTGAAGGTCGAACTGGACGAGGTCACCGCCGCCCACCGCGCCATCACCGACCCCCTGCTGGCGGCGGGAGCGAGCCCGTTGCACGCCGTCGCGGAGTGCGACCGGCGGCTGTTTTTGCCGGGCCTCAACCTCCTGTACGGGGACCGCGCGTCCATGCGGGCCAGTGTGGAACTGCGCGTGCCGTTCCTCGGCGAACCCGTCGTCGCCGCGGCGCTCGCCACCCGCGCGGAGGACCAGCTCCGCACGGGCGACGGCAAGGCGCGGTTCCGGGCCGCCGCGTCGGCCGCGGGGGTTCCCGACTTCGTCACGCGCCGTTCGAAGACGGGGTTCGGGGCGCCGGTCCGCTCCCTGCTGCGGCGGCACGGGCAGTACCTGTGGTCATGGGTACGGCAGTCGGGCGTCTTCGACGAGCTCTTCGACCGGCGGACCGCCGACCGCTTCGTGACCGAGCATGTGTCCGGAGAGCGTGAGCGCGGGCTGGCCGTGTTCGGTCTCTTCTGTACGGCGGTGTGGTGGGAGCAGAACGTCGAGGGGGCCGGGGACGGGCGCGTCGCCGAGGCCCTGCGGAACTACCGGGCGACCGCGCCCTGA
- a CDS encoding DUF4232 domain-containing protein produces the protein MRLRTATLATAAVFVAGLSLTACNSGDDDAKAKDSSSPSATASSTSTDSATGGTSTGKTGGGKTGGGKTGGGKASATAAGKGTGSGGGAVGACTTKTTTVQFIASASHASESEPAAATVKVTNTSGSTCTLVGGSTLTAKDDQGKAAPVETDNSAAGTDAVDIPAGASASAEVLYTDLNFEGSQSAREVCAVQASKVEIALPKDIARTVKVTKANGSAGVFNVCTKDVKFGSFHS, from the coding sequence ATGCGTCTGCGTACCGCCACGCTCGCCACAGCCGCCGTATTCGTCGCCGGCCTCAGCCTCACGGCCTGCAACTCGGGTGATGACGACGCCAAGGCCAAGGACAGCTCCAGCCCGAGCGCCACGGCGTCGTCGACGTCGACGGACTCCGCCACCGGGGGCACGTCCACCGGCAAGACGGGCGGCGGCAAGACGGGCGGCGGCAAGACGGGCGGCGGCAAGGCGTCGGCGACCGCGGCCGGCAAGGGGACCGGCTCCGGCGGCGGTGCCGTCGGCGCGTGCACCACCAAGACGACCACCGTCCAGTTCATCGCCTCGGCCTCGCACGCCAGCGAGTCGGAGCCGGCCGCCGCCACCGTCAAGGTCACCAACACCTCGGGCAGCACCTGCACCCTGGTGGGCGGGAGCACCCTGACCGCCAAGGACGACCAGGGCAAGGCCGCCCCCGTCGAGACCGACAACTCGGCCGCCGGCACCGATGCCGTCGACATCCCCGCCGGCGCCTCCGCCTCCGCCGAAGTCCTCTACACGGACCTCAACTTCGAGGGCAGCCAGTCCGCCCGCGAGGTCTGCGCCGTACAGGCGTCCAAGGTGGAGATCGCCCTCCCGAAGGACATCGCCCGCACCGTCAAGGTGACCAAGGCGAACGGCTCGGCCGGAGTCTTCAACGTCTGCACCAAGGACGTGAAGTTCGGCTCCTTCCACTCCTAG